TATTTTTTCTCTATTTGTGGTAAATCAAGTACCGGATTATTTACGTGATGTATATTGTCTAACGTCGTTTGGTCGTTTATTTTTTCAGGTTCGTCAGTAGGGGTTGGCTTATCATTCATATAATTTTCTAACCTGTTTAAATACTACATATAATTTCTCTTAAAATAAGATTTTGCTTTTTCATTTCAAATGGGAATAGCAAGAAAATTGAAGTACGCAATTTATTGTTGATGAACAAGTTTAAATGTCAAAAGTTTTGGCTTTAACCTCTTTTTATCAATTTGAAGGCTGATTTTATAACCCAAGATCTTGCCTGTGTTTTATGTATAACCAACAGGGATACCCATATCCTATTTAATTTCGGCCCTTATTCTGCTTAAACTTACTTGTGTTATACCAAGGTAAGAAGCTATGTAACCGAGCTGTACGCGTTGTATAAGGGAAGGCGAGTTTGATAGTAATTCCTGATAGCGGATAGTGGCGCTTTTAACCTGTCTTGATATTAATCTTTCCTCTGTTTTTATAAGTTCTTTTTCGGCAAACTTTCTTCCCCAGTTTGCTATATAAAGATCTTCCTCAAAAAGTTTTTGCAATTTTTCAGTTTTTAATTCATAAAGTTCGCAGTCTTCAAGTAACTCAATATCTTCGTATCCTCTCTCATTTTCCACATAGCTTTTCATCGAAAGAATAGTTTCTCCTTCGGTTCCAAACCAAAAAGTTAACTCTTTGTCACTTACATAAGAATACGCTCTTACAATGCCTTTTTTTATGAAATAGATGTTTTTTTCTATTTTATTCGCTTTCAGTAGTATATGTCCTTTTAGATAGGAAACTTCGTGGATGTTGTTTTTCAACTTCTGTTTGGAAGATTCCGGCAGTACATATATCTTTTCTAGGATTTCATCTATGTTCATAAAATTATCAGGGATCAAAAGGAAGGGAAAATTAGTGATTTTATTAGATTAAGAAGTATAATTAGAACAGAAAGCAATATTCTTGTCAAAAGCTTCAAATCTATAT
This genomic interval from Pseudopedobacter saltans DSM 12145 contains the following:
- a CDS encoding Crp/Fnr family transcriptional regulator encodes the protein MNIDEILEKIYVLPESSKQKLKNNIHEVSYLKGHILLKANKIEKNIYFIKKGIVRAYSYVSDKELTFWFGTEGETILSMKSYVENERGYEDIELLEDCELYELKTEKLQKLFEEDLYIANWGRKFAEKELIKTEERLISRQVKSATIRYQELLSNSPSLIQRVQLGYIASYLGITQVSLSRIRAEIK